TCCAGATCACTAAAAGCGGACCGACCAGAAGAGTGAAGATAGCTGCAACGAATGCAACCAATCAATTTCAATGGCTCACAGTACCTTTGAAAAAGCACAGCGATTTTACAATGATAAAGGATCTTGAAATCAATTATGAAAAAGATTGGCATAAAAAGCACTTAAGTATCATTTTTGAATCTTACCGAATGTGCCCTCAATTTGATAATATTTTCCCTTTAATAAAATCATGGTATCAGGAGGCAGAAAATTTCTTACTTCTTTCTGAATTGAATATTTTTTTAATAAAAAAGATCATGAATGTTTTGGGTCTCAATATTCAATTGTTTAATTCTTCCCAAATGCCTGTTTCGGGTAAAGGGAGTGAATATAATCTGGCAATTGTATTGTATATCAAAGGAACGGATTACATAAGTGGTAAAGGAGCTGATAATTATCAGGATGAAAATTTATTTAAAACAAATAATATAAATCTGATAAAAGTTGAAGCATTGAAACAAATTGAAAATAATCCCTATCACCAATTTTCAACTTCCGGAAATTATGGACTTTCTATTATTGATGCTATGATGAATTTGGGTTTTGATGAACTGAATCAGTATTTTAAACGATGGCAGAACATCTGAAATGTTTGTTTTTTTTTCAATCAGGCATTGGTAATTCACTTCACGCCTTCCCTATAATCAACCAGTTAAAGTCAAATTTTAATTTTAAAATTTATGCGATGGTTGATTCTGATACTCAAAGGGATCTACTTCATTTAACTTCTT
The genomic region above belongs to Saprospiraceae bacterium and contains:
- a CDS encoding WbqC family protein; this encodes MKVAIHQPNFLPWTGYFLKMAQSDVFVFHDNVQITKSGPTRRVKIAATNATNQFQWLTVPLKKHSDFTMIKDLEINYEKDWHKKHLSIIFESYRMCPQFDNIFPLIKSWYQEAENFLLLSELNIFLIKKIMNVLGLNIQLFNSSQMPVSGKGSEYNLAIVLYIKGTDYISGKGADNYQDENLFKTNNINLIKVEALKQIENNPYHQFSTSGNYGLSIIDAMMNLGFDELNQYFKRWQNI